The proteins below are encoded in one region of Ochotona princeps isolate mOchPri1 chromosome 24, mOchPri1.hap1, whole genome shotgun sequence:
- the GPR146 gene encoding probable G-protein coupled receptor 146 has protein sequence MWGCGPLNETGPSQEPLCHDLRLGLAVLSLLYLAVGVPVGLAANALLVLVNLCHKSAMTMPDVYFVNMAVAGLLLTALAPADLLGPPSARWALWGLGSEAQVTLLVLFHVASLVIMYSTALLSLDSYIERALPRTYMASVYNTRRVCGFLWGGALLTSFSSLLFSICSYLAARVAECAKMRNTEAAAAILVLIGFVVPALAALYALTLISRVRAQATPLDQDSGRLDPSGHRLLLATVCTQLALWTPYYVTLLGHAVLVSRGAPVGGPDGGLLRLSQDASRFVAFFSALVTPLLYRCLSSSFPGKLQRLMGRLRCRPWRCPPDQAASR, from the coding sequence ATGTGGGGCTGCGGCCCCCTCAACGAGACGGGGCCCAGCCAGGAGCCGCTGTGCCATGACCTGCGCCTGGGACTGGCAGTCCTGTCACTGCTGTACCTGGCTGTGGGTGTGCCCGTGGGCCTGGCCGCCAACGCCCTGCTAGTGCTGGTCAACTTGTGCCACAAGAGTGCCATGACCATGCCCGACGTGTACTTTGTCAACATGGCGGTGGCTGGGCTGCTGCTCACTGCCCTGGCCCCCGCGGACCTGCTGGGCCCGCCCAGTGCCAGGTGGGCACTCTGGGGCCTGGGCAGCGAGGCGCAGGTCACCCTGCTCGTGCTGTTCCACGTGGCCTCACTGGTGATCATGTACTCCACCGCCCTGCTCAGCCTGGACTCCTACATCGAGCGGGCGCTGCCGCGCACCTACATGGCCAGCGTGTACAACACCCGCCGAGTGTGTGGCTTCCTCTGGGGCGGGGCCCTGCTCACCAGTTTCTCCTCACTGCTCTTCTCCATCTGTAGCTACCTGGCTGCCCGTGTGGCCGAGTGTGCCAAGATGCGTAACACGGAGGCTGCCGCCGCCATCCTGGTGCTCATCGGCTTTGTGGTGCCGGCCCTGGCTGCGCTCTACGCCCTCACGCTCATCTCTCGGGTCCGGGCGCAGGCCACGCCACTGGACCAGGACTCGGGCCGGCTGGACCCGTCGGGGCACAGGCTCCTGCTGGCCACTGTGTGCACACAGCTGGCGCTCTGGACGCCCTACTACGTGACGCTGCTGGGGCACGCGGTGCTCGTGTCTCGGGGGGCGCCCGTGGGGGGCCCGGATGGCGGGCTCCTGCGCCTCTCCCAGGACGCGTCCCGCTTTGTGGCCTTCTTCAGCGCCCTGGTGACACCGTTGCTGTACCGCTGCCTCAGCAGCAGCTTCCCCGGCAAGCTCCAGCGGCTCATGGGGAGGCTGCGCTGCAGGCCCTGGCGCTGCCCCCCAGACCAGGCCGCCAGCAGGTGA